In Kushneria marisflavi, the following are encoded in one genomic region:
- the hslU gene encoding ATP-dependent protease ATPase subunit HslU: MTETSMTAQNANSQHMTPREIVHALDQYIIGQADAKRAVAIALRNRWRRMQLDDTLRPEVTPKNILMIGPTGVGKTEIARRLAKLANAPFIKIEATKFTEVGYVGRDVESIIRDLVEAAIKLVREQAKAQVGHKADDAAEERILDALLPPARGSEYDSGKSRDSATRQTFRKQLREGKLDDKEIDIELSPAGQGMDFQAPPGMEDMANQLSSMFSNMGKQNKETRRITVKEALKVVRDEEASRLVNDEDLKARAIEAVEQNGIVFLDEIDKVAKRAESGSGGDVSREGVQRDLLPLIEGSTVSTKHGMVHTDHILFIASGAFHLSKPSDLIPELQGRLPIRVELSALSPDEFKRILTEPSASLTRQYEALMKTEGLDVQFTDDGIERIAQIAWQVNEGTENIGARRLHTVMERLLEEALFEGSDMQGPLVIDGAYVDERLGALARDEDLSRYIL; encoded by the coding sequence ATGACCGAGACTTCCATGACCGCTCAAAATGCCAACAGCCAACACATGACCCCGCGTGAGATCGTGCACGCGCTGGATCAATACATCATCGGCCAGGCCGATGCCAAGCGCGCCGTGGCCATCGCCCTGCGCAACCGCTGGCGTCGCATGCAGCTCGACGACACGCTGCGCCCGGAAGTTACCCCCAAGAACATCCTGATGATCGGCCCGACCGGCGTGGGCAAGACCGAAATCGCCCGCCGTCTGGCGAAACTGGCCAACGCGCCGTTTATCAAGATTGAAGCGACCAAGTTCACCGAGGTCGGCTATGTCGGCCGCGATGTCGAATCGATCATTCGCGATCTGGTCGAAGCCGCCATCAAGCTGGTCCGTGAGCAGGCCAAGGCTCAGGTCGGCCACAAGGCCGATGACGCCGCCGAAGAGCGCATTCTTGATGCCCTGCTGCCGCCTGCTCGCGGCAGCGAGTACGACAGCGGCAAAAGCCGTGACAGCGCCACGCGTCAGACCTTCCGCAAGCAGCTGCGTGAAGGCAAGCTCGATGACAAGGAAATCGACATTGAGCTGTCGCCGGCCGGTCAGGGCATGGATTTTCAGGCCCCTCCCGGCATGGAAGACATGGCCAATCAGCTGTCCAGCATGTTCTCCAACATGGGCAAGCAGAACAAGGAAACGCGTCGCATCACCGTCAAGGAAGCCCTCAAGGTGGTCCGAGACGAGGAAGCCTCGCGTCTGGTCAATGATGAAGACCTCAAGGCCCGCGCCATCGAGGCCGTCGAGCAAAACGGTATTGTGTTCCTCGACGAGATCGACAAGGTGGCCAAGCGGGCCGAGTCCGGCAGTGGCGGCGATGTCTCCCGCGAAGGCGTACAGCGTGACCTGCTGCCGCTGATCGAGGGCTCGACGGTCTCGACCAAGCACGGCATGGTGCATACCGACCATATCCTCTTTATCGCCTCGGGCGCGTTTCACCTCTCAAAGCCCTCGGATCTGATCCCGGAGCTGCAGGGGCGTCTGCCGATTCGTGTTGAGCTCTCCGCCCTGTCGCCGGATGAATTCAAGCGCATCCTGACCGAGCCGTCCGCTTCGCTGACGCGCCAGTATGAAGCGCTGATGAAAACCGAAGGGCTGGACGTTCAATTTACCGATGATGGCATCGAGCGCATCGCGCAGATTGCCTGGCAGGTCAATGAAGGGACCGAAAACATCGGTGCTCGTCGTCTGCATACGGTCATGGAACGTCTGCTGGAAGAAGCGCTCTTTGAAGGCAGCGACATGCAGGGCCCGCTGGTCATCGACGGCGCCTATGTCGATGAGCGTCTGGGGGCACTGGCACGCGATGAGGATCTGTCGCGCTACATCCTCTAA
- the hslV gene encoding ATP-dependent protease subunit HslV yields MTTIVSVRRGEQVALGGDGQVSLGNTVMKGNASKVRRFYRGQVLAGFAGGTADAFTLFERFEAQLEKYQGHLTKAAVELAKEWRTDRALRKLEAMLAVADRNASLIITGTGDVLEPEHGIITIGSGGQYANAAARALVQNTDLSAREITEKSLAIAADICVYTNHNVTLESLD; encoded by the coding sequence ATGACCACGATTGTTTCGGTTCGCCGCGGCGAACAGGTCGCCCTGGGTGGCGACGGACAGGTGTCGCTGGGCAATACGGTCATGAAGGGAAATGCCAGCAAGGTCCGTCGTTTTTACCGGGGCCAGGTGCTGGCCGGCTTTGCCGGCGGTACGGCAGATGCCTTTACCCTGTTTGAGCGTTTTGAAGCGCAGCTCGAGAAATATCAGGGACATCTGACCAAGGCTGCCGTGGAGCTTGCCAAGGAATGGCGCACCGACCGCGCCCTTCGCAAGCTCGAGGCGATGCTGGCTGTGGCCGACCGCAATGCCTCGCTCATCATTACAGGCACCGGCGATGTGCTGGAACCCGAGCACGGCATCATCACCATCGGTTCGGGTGGTCAGTATGCCAACGCCGCGGCACGGGCGCTGGTACAAAATACCGACCTGTCAGCACGTGAAATCACTGAAAAGAGCCTCGCGATTGCGGCAGATATCTGTGTGTACACCAACCACAACGTGACGCTCGAATCACTGGACTGA
- a CDS encoding SPOR domain-containing protein codes for MAQRQSKKAPSGKGATSRNKSKSGGDGFHIPGWLWALVGIIAGFAIAQYFQNDAPPKRDQVAAVVAKKRADGGDQQKGSESASTAEEKDQMPTFEFYTLLPESEVIAPNVEDYNSAPRPGTEGAVLEQHAKRIAGNSSSASVSHPESKTTSQKSATSSSSEKSSADSGDAIQQMASRHEASSSRQSAPARQQSASSAGSGPSYMLQAASFKSQSDANNMAGKLRDLGLVMQVTQVKTADNTTWYRVQAGPYRDSGELARARGLMQTRGIDPMQIQQR; via the coding sequence ATGGCACAGCGCCAGAGCAAAAAGGCGCCCTCGGGCAAGGGCGCCACATCACGTAACAAGTCAAAATCCGGCGGCGACGGCTTCCATATCCCCGGCTGGCTGTGGGCGCTGGTCGGCATCATCGCGGGCTTTGCGATTGCCCAGTATTTCCAGAATGACGCCCCGCCAAAGCGTGACCAGGTAGCCGCCGTGGTCGCAAAAAAGCGCGCTGATGGCGGCGATCAGCAAAAGGGCAGCGAGTCTGCATCAACGGCCGAGGAAAAGGACCAGATGCCGACGTTCGAGTTCTATACCCTGCTGCCCGAATCGGAAGTGATCGCGCCGAACGTGGAAGATTACAACTCGGCCCCGCGCCCGGGCACCGAGGGCGCCGTGCTGGAACAGCACGCCAAACGCATTGCCGGCAATAGCAGCTCTGCGTCGGTAAGTCACCCGGAAAGCAAGACCACGTCACAGAAGAGCGCCACATCCAGCAGCTCCGAAAAGAGCAGCGCCGACAGCGGTGATGCCATCCAGCAGATGGCCTCTCGTCATGAAGCCTCCAGCAGCCGTCAGAGCGCGCCTGCCAGACAGCAGAGCGCGAGCAGTGCCGGCAGCGGCCCCAGCTACATGCTGCAGGCGGCATCATTCAAGTCACAAAGTGATGCCAATAACATGGCCGGCAAACTGCGGGATCTGGGGCTTGTCATGCAGGTCACTCAGGTTAAAACGGCCGACAACACCACCTGGTATCGCGTCCAGGCCGGTCCCTATCGCGACTCCGGGGAACTGGCACGCGCCCGGGGGCTGATGCAGACCCGAGGCATCGACCCGATGCAGATCCAGCAGCGTTAG